From the genome of Desulfatiglans anilini DSM 4660:
CCGTAAGAAAGGGCTTTTCGCCCATGTAGGATGGCTCATCGGCACTAGCCGGCAGTTCATCGAGCCGGAGGACGACGAAGCCCCAGTTTTCCGCGCGTCCCCACGTCTTTTCAACGGTTCGCCAGCCCCTTTCCATCCTCGAATCTTCACCGGACCGAAGGATGATGATCTTTCTGTCCAGATCGTAACCGATCACCACCGCGTAATGCCAAATCGGGTAGAAGCCCAGGGAGAGGTTCTGCAGAACAACAACGGGGTGCCCTGCCGCAATCTCCCTAATGAGAGCTTCAAACGTGTCGATAATGTAGGGCAGACGGCTTCGGCTGCGGACCGCACTCAGTAAAAGGGGCTGAAGACTACCCTCTAGGCTCGGCGTGTAGATTTCACTGCTGATCTTCTTTGGAGAAACCTTACAACCTGAAAATTCCAAAGCGCTTGCTAGAGCTGCTGGACCGCACTGGTATTCTCTTTGGGGATGGAAGGGAACAGAGGCGAGTTCCATGCGGGCTGGTAGGCCGTGGCAATCCAGCCTCGTTTCAGAACGGTAGATTCCTCCCGCGCAGCCCGCCATCAGCACAAGCAGGCCGCACAAAAAAATACCGCAGCCCACGTGCAATAAAAATAAATCTTGGTCGCAAAGGTCACGCACTAATGTTTCCTCACGAAAGGAAACACATCAGTAAAGCCCAGGATGTCGTTGATTAGCAGCACAAAAAAATGAGGACCACTGCCCCAACAACCGCTCCTACACCGTTGCCTCCGGCCGGAAGTTGGTCTGATTGCTGTGCCATCCTGCTCACCTCTTCGTCCGTGAGACCGGCAATCCGCTTCTTGGCTTCTTGGCGGTCTCATTTTTTCTTCCTTGCCGGTAAGATCGCTGTGCTTATTTGATCTGCACGGATTGCATCACTCCCTCGAATTGCTCTTCCATCTCTTCGAAATTCTTTACCGGGGAGCTGGCCGTGAAAAAGAGCACCTCGTCATCTGCTTTCTGAATCTGATACTGAATGTCACTCTTGTCCAAATTAGGAATTGCGGGCGTTTAGGGCGGAGGTGAAGCGCAAGGTGGAGTCGGGAAGGTGATCGAGGTTTCTGGGTATAGCCTCTTTGGTGTATAAGGA
Proteins encoded in this window:
- a CDS encoding PA2778 family cysteine peptidase yields the protein MRDLCDQDLFLLHVGCGIFLCGLLVLMAGCAGGIYRSETRLDCHGLPARMELASVPFHPQREYQCGPAALASALEFSGCKVSPKKISSEIYTPSLEGSLQPLLLSAVRSRSRLPYIIDTFEALIREIAAGHPVVVLQNLSLGFYPIWHYAVVIGYDLDRKIIILRSGEDSRMERGWRTVEKTWGRAENWGFVVLRLDELPASADEPSYMGEKPFLTVVDAFSP